The following proteins are co-located in the Desulfoscipio sp. XC116 genome:
- a CDS encoding nucleoside-diphosphate sugar epimerase/dehydratase, translated as MNNHMRSALLLICDVFLINLSIIIAYMLRFDSLNLSGTYLLQYYEIAPIVVFVYLVSFYVMKLYNRVWAYASIGELSAIVQAVTLGSLGVIALTYLLEYLLPRSVILSSWALLILLVGGFRLSWRVLVEHKKGNGHHGKRTLIIGAGDAGVLVARELKNHDSGLLPVGFIDDNISKQKMRVLDLPVLGTRERIPNITKRRNIETIIIAMPSADSQTVREIFALCKETKLEVKILPGMYQLIDGRVSVNRLRPVKIEDLLQREPVELGLGEISGCIKGETVLVTGAGGSIGSELCRQAAGFGPKRLVLLGHGENSIHKIWLELTANFPGLPLGIEIADVRDKVKINCIFQKYRPGLVFHAAAHKHVPLMEMHPDEAVKTNVFGTRNLAEAADSAGTKTFVMISTDKAVNPSSVMGATKRMAELIVQHMARISRTRFVTVRFGNVLGSRGSVVPIFEEQIKNGGPVTVTDPGMQRYFMTIPEAVQLVIQAGSMADGGEIFILDMGQPVKVVDLATEMIRLSGLEPDKDIKIKFVGIRPGEKLFEELLTAEEGSAATRHKRIFVAHPCPVEIAALEQELLLLAQNPTRLKDDDVFAALAAVLPNFKSCRQMRAV; from the coding sequence GTGAACAATCACATGCGGTCAGCTCTTTTACTTATTTGTGATGTTTTTTTAATTAATCTGTCAATTATTATTGCCTATATGCTGAGGTTTGACAGCTTAAACTTATCCGGTACATACCTTTTGCAATATTACGAGATAGCCCCCATTGTCGTGTTTGTTTACCTGGTAAGCTTTTATGTCATGAAACTATATAACCGGGTATGGGCCTATGCCAGTATCGGCGAGCTATCCGCTATTGTGCAGGCGGTAACGCTGGGCAGCCTTGGCGTCATTGCTCTTACCTACCTATTGGAATACCTGCTGCCCCGCAGCGTTATTTTATCCTCCTGGGCTTTGTTGATTTTGCTGGTGGGCGGCTTCCGCTTAAGCTGGCGGGTGCTGGTGGAGCACAAAAAAGGCAACGGCCACCACGGTAAACGCACTTTGATTATCGGCGCGGGAGACGCCGGGGTATTAGTGGCCCGGGAACTCAAAAACCACGACAGCGGTCTGCTGCCGGTAGGTTTTATTGACGATAACATAAGCAAGCAAAAAATGCGGGTGCTGGACCTGCCGGTGCTGGGTACTCGCGAACGGATTCCCAACATAACCAAACGTCGCAATATCGAGACCATCATTATCGCCATGCCTTCCGCGGATTCCCAAACCGTCAGGGAAATCTTCGCCTTGTGCAAGGAAACCAAGCTGGAGGTAAAAATACTGCCCGGCATGTACCAGCTTATCGACGGGCGAGTATCCGTGAACCGTTTGCGTCCGGTTAAAATTGAAGACTTGCTGCAGCGCGAGCCGGTGGAACTGGGCCTGGGTGAAATATCCGGCTGCATCAAAGGGGAAACCGTACTGGTAACCGGGGCCGGGGGCTCCATAGGCTCGGAGCTCTGCCGCCAGGCGGCGGGCTTTGGCCCCAAAAGGCTGGTCCTGCTGGGCCACGGAGAAAACAGTATCCACAAAATATGGCTGGAACTGACCGCTAACTTTCCCGGACTGCCTCTGGGGATAGAAATTGCAGATGTGCGGGATAAAGTCAAGATTAATTGCATATTTCAAAAATATAGGCCGGGGTTGGTGTTTCATGCTGCTGCTCACAAGCACGTGCCCCTGATGGAAATGCATCCGGACGAAGCGGTTAAAACCAATGTATTCGGCACCAGAAACCTGGCCGAGGCGGCGGACAGCGCGGGCACCAAAACATTTGTAATGATATCCACCGATAAGGCGGTAAACCCCTCCAGTGTAATGGGGGCTACCAAGCGCATGGCCGAGCTTATCGTGCAGCACATGGCCCGGATCAGTCGAACCCGGTTTGTAACCGTGCGGTTCGGTAACGTGCTGGGCAGCCGGGGCAGTGTGGTACCCATATTTGAGGAGCAAATAAAAAACGGCGGCCCGGTTACCGTGACCGACCCGGGAATGCAGCGCTACTTCATGACTATTCCGGAAGCGGTGCAGTTGGTCATTCAGGCGGGTTCCATGGCTGACGGGGGCGAAATATTTATTCTGGACATGGGGCAGCCGGTGAAGGTAGTGGATTTGGCCACGGAAATGATCAGACTTTCCGGCTTGGAGCCGGATAAAGACATCAAAATAAAATTCGTGGGCATCAGACCCGGGGAAAAACTGTTCGAGGAACTGCTCACCGCTGAGGAAGGCTCAGCCGCTACCAGACATAAAAGAATATTTGTGGCCCACCCCTGCCCGGTGGAGATAGCTGCTCTGGAGCAGGAACTGCTGCTTTTGGCCCAAAACCCCACCCGACTTAAGGATGACGATGTATTCGCCGCCTTGGCGGCGGTCTTGCCTAATTTTAAGAGCTGCAGGCAAATGCGGGCGGTGTGA
- a CDS encoding AAA family ATPase — MFTLPNYVITEEIHENNRIKVYRGHAVWDRSPVIIKAIKTGMADPVNISKLIYEYEISRSLDIEGIVKPARLEQNGATLALIMEDTGAISLREYLADNRPDLSGFFSISVQLVKILGELHQQGVIHRDLKPDNILIHPANEEVKIIDFSIAALIPAESENASFSAIPIGTPAYMSPEQTGRVNRTTDCRSDFYSLGVVFYELLTGRLPLLAENPAQWVYVHTAQNPLPLSEINPEVPPAVSAIIMKMLSKSAEKRYQSDYGLLWDLEECRRQWNKNGIINPFPPGKADIAGRFQLPQKLCGREKETAALTDAFGDVCSGQAGLVMVSGYAGTGKTVLVNETLKPLAAGRAWFITGKSDQLRHNVPYSPFIQAFGNLMRQLLTESKENLAAWKKRLLRALSGSVSVIAGVIPEVELITGPRPAAPPLQPVEAQNRFCMAFRNFVRVFAKRKHPLVIFLDDLQWADPASLQLIRFLSDGSDSRCLLIIGAYRDNDAAGTQPLLEILGELQKADIPVRHIALAPLDPTHTGQFIADSLGCSEEKAAPLAAILYRKTGGNPFFLVQLLRSLYKENHVAFNREKGCWEWDTESLRAIPIADDIINFMLARLHTLPRETRHILMSAACIGNAFDLPTLAIACEKNPAAAVETLLPAVLEGLVLKVSCPGHEYEFLHDRVQQAAYSLIPGEQKKELRLKIGRLILERIGRDELDGKIFSVMDLMNCGPNLIGDPAERIKLAGYNLAAGRKAKASAACAAALNYFRAGAELLPEDAWDKHYQLTYDLYIERSQCEYLCADSGTAERLFDIILARAKTELERADVYGKKIQFYSTTRQYDAAVQLGVKALRELGVGLPPSPGKIHFIKELITFKWYMRGKKTEELASLPEMSDPLRRKMLELIILIADAADLSNPDLYGLILLKIGNFTIKHGHTDLSPIGYAGCGIAAGSILGNHAAGHEFEKVCLQLAEKYDNSSYKCIVYFLLGSFVAHWTQHGKTGIDYLCDSVRYGRESGQVLYAGYALAVLIENKYLLGIPLGEVAEEVKNCYNFAKRMKHDNLFINAIIYRRLVSAIMGLSGDPFTFSAGVYDESSLDENGLMELMKDDNPSLLTYYITEMQLCYLLGDYAKSLALAEKAQKNIDAIMGFRNLAEYNFYYSLAIVAVYDRLSPGKKRKYRKILKKNQRQMKRWSDFCSENFLHKYLLVAAEISRLSGGSQKTMDLYDRAMQSARENGYIQIEALSNELAAEYYLAEGREKIARAYMVDACRGYWRWGAMAKVRALRERFPHLLAGIAPEERKYDPAKVLKSALRISSTASDSVGDLDLHAIRVELKKLSEETDPKALLKSFLEITVKNAGADKGYVLLEKDGELFIEALKESGRPAEVIVPVYLEKNNNLPISVVRYVARTLEPVVLNGGDQAGVFAGDPYIAQSRTKSIVCLPVLFWGMHVGVLYLENSLMAGVFIPDRLEVLKLLSTQMAYVKNMQPFIEGDSTGIKDEMPGAPVVSLTERELEVLELIALGMSNKEIAHRLQLTVSTVKTHILNIYGKLQVNRRVQAVIRARELKLLQE, encoded by the coding sequence ATGTTTACTTTACCTAATTATGTAATTACTGAAGAAATTCATGAAAACAATCGGATCAAAGTTTACCGGGGGCATGCGGTTTGGGACCGGTCACCGGTTATTATCAAAGCCATCAAGACGGGAATGGCCGACCCGGTTAATATATCGAAGCTAATCTACGAATACGAGATTAGCCGCAGCCTTGACATTGAGGGGATTGTTAAACCCGCGCGTTTGGAACAGAACGGGGCAACCCTTGCCCTGATTATGGAAGATACTGGAGCCATATCCCTTAGAGAATACCTGGCTGACAACCGCCCGGACCTATCCGGTTTTTTTTCCATATCCGTTCAATTGGTAAAAATCCTGGGGGAACTTCATCAACAAGGCGTTATCCACAGGGACTTGAAGCCCGACAATATACTTATTCATCCTGCTAACGAAGAAGTGAAAATAATTGATTTCAGCATTGCCGCGCTTATTCCCGCGGAAAGTGAAAACGCCTCATTTTCTGCCATTCCGATAGGCACACCGGCTTATATGTCCCCGGAACAAACCGGCCGGGTAAACAGGACTACCGACTGCAGAAGTGATTTTTACTCTCTGGGCGTAGTTTTTTATGAGCTGTTGACCGGGCGGCTTCCTCTGCTGGCGGAGAATCCCGCTCAATGGGTTTACGTTCATACGGCACAGAACCCGCTACCCCTGTCTGAAATCAATCCGGAGGTTCCTCCGGCAGTTTCGGCTATTATTATGAAAATGCTCTCCAAGTCGGCGGAAAAGCGGTACCAGAGCGATTACGGCCTGTTATGGGACCTGGAAGAATGTCGGCGGCAGTGGAATAAAAACGGAATCATTAATCCGTTTCCCCCGGGAAAGGCGGATATTGCCGGTCGTTTTCAGCTTCCTCAAAAGCTTTGCGGCAGGGAAAAAGAAACAGCGGCTTTGACGGATGCTTTCGGAGACGTATGTTCCGGACAAGCGGGATTAGTCATGGTGAGTGGTTATGCCGGAACCGGGAAAACGGTGTTGGTTAATGAAACATTGAAACCTCTGGCGGCAGGCAGAGCTTGGTTTATTACCGGAAAGTCGGACCAACTCCGGCATAATGTGCCATATTCCCCCTTCATTCAAGCTTTTGGCAATTTAATGCGGCAGCTGCTGACTGAAAGTAAGGAAAATCTCGCTGCCTGGAAGAAAAGACTTCTCCGCGCCCTGAGCGGGAGCGTATCGGTCATCGCCGGAGTAATTCCCGAAGTGGAGCTGATTACGGGACCCCGGCCGGCGGCTCCGCCGCTGCAGCCGGTGGAAGCTCAGAACCGCTTTTGTATGGCGTTTCGGAATTTTGTCCGGGTATTTGCCAAAAGAAAACATCCCTTGGTCATATTCCTTGATGACTTGCAGTGGGCGGACCCGGCATCATTGCAATTAATCCGGTTTTTGAGCGACGGCTCGGACAGCCGCTGTCTGCTGATTATCGGTGCGTACAGGGATAATGATGCAGCCGGGACGCAACCGCTGTTGGAGATCCTGGGAGAACTTCAAAAAGCGGATATCCCGGTGCGGCATATTGCACTGGCACCTCTTGATCCAACCCATACCGGCCAATTCATTGCCGATTCTCTCGGCTGTTCAGAGGAAAAGGCGGCGCCGCTGGCAGCAATCCTCTATCGGAAGACGGGAGGCAACCCCTTTTTTCTTGTCCAATTGTTACGGTCCCTATATAAGGAAAACCACGTTGCCTTTAACCGGGAGAAGGGCTGCTGGGAATGGGACACGGAATCCTTGCGGGCAATTCCCATAGCGGACGATATAATTAATTTCATGCTTGCAAGACTGCATACCCTTCCGAGGGAGACGCGCCATATTTTAATGTCGGCCGCCTGTATCGGAAATGCCTTCGATTTGCCAACATTGGCCATAGCCTGTGAGAAAAATCCGGCCGCGGCGGTCGAGACTCTTTTGCCGGCGGTTTTGGAAGGACTTGTCCTAAAAGTATCTTGCCCCGGCCATGAGTACGAGTTTTTGCACGACCGTGTCCAGCAGGCGGCCTATTCCCTGATACCGGGGGAACAGAAAAAGGAACTGCGCCTGAAAATCGGGCGCTTGATCTTGGAGCGTATCGGCCGGGATGAGCTGGACGGGAAAATATTTTCCGTTATGGATCTTATGAACTGCGGCCCAAATTTAATCGGCGATCCGGCCGAGAGAATAAAGCTGGCCGGTTATAACCTGGCAGCCGGCCGCAAGGCTAAAGCCTCCGCCGCCTGCGCCGCGGCGCTGAATTATTTTCGGGCCGGTGCGGAGCTTTTGCCGGAAGATGCATGGGACAAACATTATCAATTAACCTACGACCTTTATATAGAGCGTTCTCAGTGTGAATATCTTTGCGCCGATTCGGGGACGGCGGAACGGCTGTTTGATATCATTCTTGCCCGAGCGAAAACGGAACTGGAACGAGCCGATGTATACGGCAAAAAAATTCAATTTTATTCGACGACCAGACAATACGACGCGGCTGTTCAACTTGGCGTCAAGGCATTGCGAGAGCTGGGCGTTGGATTGCCGCCCAGCCCCGGAAAAATTCATTTTATCAAGGAATTGATAACCTTCAAATGGTACATGCGCGGCAAAAAAACAGAAGAACTGGCAAGCCTGCCGGAAATGAGCGATCCGCTGCGGAGGAAGATGTTGGAGCTCATTATATTGATTGCGGACGCCGCCGACCTTTCCAACCCTGATTTGTACGGGCTGATTCTATTAAAAATAGGCAATTTTACGATAAAACATGGCCATACTGACCTTTCCCCCATTGGATATGCCGGGTGCGGCATTGCAGCCGGCAGCATTCTGGGAAACCATGCTGCCGGGCATGAGTTCGAAAAAGTGTGCTTGCAGCTTGCTGAAAAATATGACAATAGCTCATACAAATGTATCGTTTATTTTTTATTGGGTTCATTTGTTGCTCATTGGACACAACACGGGAAAACCGGTATCGATTATTTGTGTGATTCCGTTCGGTATGGCCGGGAATCCGGTCAGGTTCTTTATGCCGGTTATGCTCTTGCGGTGCTTATTGAAAATAAATACCTGCTGGGCATTCCCCTTGGAGAAGTCGCTGAGGAAGTTAAAAATTGCTATAACTTTGCCAAGAGGATGAAACATGATAATTTGTTTATTAACGCAATTATTTACCGGCGTCTTGTTTCAGCTATTATGGGTCTGTCCGGAGATCCTTTTACTTTTAGCGCCGGCGTCTATGATGAAAGCAGTTTAGATGAAAACGGTTTAATGGAATTAATGAAAGACGATAATCCATCTCTGCTGACGTATTATATTACTGAGATGCAATTATGCTACTTATTGGGTGATTATGCAAAATCCCTGGCTTTGGCGGAAAAAGCCCAAAAAAATATTGATGCCATCATGGGATTTAGAAATCTTGCCGAATATAATTTCTACTATTCTCTGGCGATTGTCGCGGTGTATGATAGGCTGTCCCCTGGAAAGAAGAGAAAATACCGGAAGATACTAAAAAAGAATCAGCGCCAAATGAAAAGATGGTCGGATTTTTGCAGCGAAAACTTTCTGCACAAGTACCTGCTGGTAGCCGCGGAAATATCACGTCTGAGCGGCGGAAGCCAAAAAACTATGGATTTGTATGACCGGGCCATGCAGTCCGCCCGTGAGAACGGCTATATCCAGATTGAGGCGCTGAGCAACGAACTGGCGGCCGAATATTATCTGGCCGAGGGCCGGGAAAAAATCGCCCGGGCCTACATGGTCGATGCCTGCCGCGGGTATTGGCGGTGGGGGGCCATGGCCAAGGTCAGGGCGCTGCGGGAACGCTTTCCGCATCTGCTGGCGGGGATAGCGCCTGAGGAGAGGAAATATGATCCCGCAAAAGTATTAAAAAGTGCCCTTCGCATTTCCAGCACCGCTAGCGACTCTGTCGGCGATTTGGATCTGCATGCCATTAGGGTAGAGCTAAAAAAACTGTCTGAAGAAACCGACCCCAAAGCGCTGTTGAAAAGTTTTCTGGAAATCACCGTTAAAAACGCCGGCGCCGACAAGGGGTATGTATTGTTGGAAAAGGACGGGGAATTATTTATTGAAGCCTTAAAAGAAAGCGGACGCCCGGCGGAGGTAATTGTGCCGGTTTATCTGGAAAAAAATAACAACCTGCCCATATCGGTAGTACGGTATGTGGCCAGAACTCTTGAGCCCGTGGTGCTGAACGGCGGGGATCAGGCCGGGGTTTTCGCCGGGGACCCCTATATCGCCCAATCCCGGACTAAATCCATTGTTTGCTTGCCCGTGCTGTTTTGGGGTATGCATGTGGGAGTTCTTTACCTGGAAAACAGCCTGATGGCGGGAGTATTTATACCGGACCGGCTGGAAGTGCTGAAGCTTTTATCCACTCAGATGGCTTATGTGAAAAATATGCAGCCATTCATCGAGGGAGACAGCACGGGGATAAAGGATGAAATGCCCGGGGCTCCGGTCGTCTCTCTTACTGAAAGAGAACTGGAGGTGCTGGAGTTGATTGCTCTGGGCATGTCAAACAAGGAAATTGCTCACAGACTGCAGCTAACCGTCAGTACTGTTAAAACCCACATTCTCAACATATACGGCAAGCTTCAGGTGAACAGGAGAGTGCAGGCTGTAATCAGGGCCAGAGAATTAAAGCTTTTGCAAGAATAA